Proteins from a genomic interval of Quercus robur chromosome 9, dhQueRobu3.1, whole genome shotgun sequence:
- the LOC126700937 gene encoding putative F-box protein PP2-B12 yields PLNNKQLLKPKKEEKVGACESVRKREKHRREENDGKRERRKRNGPPFVADISVLPEGCISDIVSLSLTTPKDACRVCAVSPIFRAAAESNAVWERFLPSDYQAIIARSSSSSDSLNLCSKKKIYLSLSDNPILIDDSKKSFFLDKSSGKKCYLLAARELCIIWSGSPQFWNWISLPEESRFPEVAELLKVCWLDIFGKMSTSMLSPNTNYAAYLVYKLTEEAYGFDHLPPTVSLGTTEGGEVCRQTVFLYQPAVEPNQQDQIVPPQQPQHTSHPSQRKDGWLEIKLGEYFNEEGNDYELQIRLLEGESHQWKSGLIVEGMEIRPTKG; encoded by the exons CCATTAAACAATAAGCAATTattaaagccaaaaaaagaagagaaagtgggAGCATGTGAGagtgtgagaaagagagagaaacacaggagagaagaaaatgatggaaaaagagagagaaggaaaagaaatggTCCACCCTTCGTTGCAGACATATCAGTATTACCAGAGGGATGCATATCGGACATAGTTTCACTTTCATTGACGACTCCTAAGGATGCTTGCAGAGTGTGTGCGGTTTCTCCTATATTCCGTGCGGCTGCAGAGTCCAACGCTGTCTGGGAGAGGTTCTTGCCGTCCGATTATCAAGCCATCATTGCtcgatcatcatcatcatcggaTTCCTTGAATTTGTGTTCTAAGAAAAAGATCTACCTGAGTCTCTCCGATAACCCCATCCTAATTGACGACTCTAAAAAG AGCTTTTTCTTGGACAAATCGAGTGGTAAGAAATGTTACCTACTTGCTGCAAGGGAGCTGTGCATTATATGGAGTGGTTCTCCTCAGTTTTGGAACTGGATTTCTCTACCTGAAGAATCCAG GTTCCCAGAGGTAGCTGAACTTTTAAAAGTGTGCTGGCTTGATATCTTTGGCAAGATGAGCACTTCAATGCTGTCTCCGAATACAAACTATGCTGCTTACCTTGTGTACAAGTTGACGGAGGAGGCCTATGGATTTGATCACCTTCCTCCAACGGTTTCACTTGGAACTACTGAAGGAGGTGAAGTTTGTAGGCAAACTGTTTTTTTGTATCAGCCTGCCGTGGAGCCAAACCAGCAAGACCAGATTGTACCGCCACAGCAGCCGCAACACACTTCGCATCCAAGTCAGAGAAAAGATGGATGGTTAGAGATTAAGTTGGGTGAGTATTTCAACGAGGAAGGAAATGATTATGAACTGCAGATTAGACTTTTGGAGGGAGAATCTCATCAGTGGAAGAGCGGCCTCATTGTTGAAGGGATGGAGATCAGGCCAACAAAGGGTTAA
- the LOC126700400 gene encoding F-box protein PP2-B10-like isoform X5, whose translation MMEKEKEGERSGPPCACGVDISVLPEGCISNTIALTTPKDACRACAVSSIFRAAAESNAVWESFLPSDYQAIIAQSSSSSDSLSFSSKKQLYLSLSDNPILIDDAKKQSFFLDKLSGKKCYLLSARELTIAWGDDSRYWRWISLPESRFSEIAKLSFVCWFDINGKMSTSMLSPKTNYAAYLVYKLRSRAHGFKHRLPTASIGTTGGGEVYEQTVGLGLPAVEPGQQDQVVLPQQQHTSRPKQRNDGWLEIELGQFFNEGGEADELQFGLKEVKCLSVKSGLIVEGIEIRPTRG comes from the exons atgatggaaaaagagaaagagggagaaaggAGTGGTCCTCCCTGCGCCTGCGGTGTGGACATTTCAGTGTTACCAGAGGGATGCATATCGAACACAATAGCATTGACCACTCCTAAGGATGCCTGCAGAGCTTGTGCGGTTTCTTCTATATTCCGTGCGGCTGCTGAATCCAACGCTGTCTGGGAGAGCTTCTTGCCGTCCGATTATCAGGCCATCATTGctcaatcatcatcatcatcggaTTCCTTGAGTTTCTCTTCTAAGAAACAGCTCTACCTCAGTCTCTCCGATAACCCCATCCTAATCGATGACGCTAAAAAG cAGAGCTTTTTCTTGGACAAATTGAGTGGTAAGAAATGTTACCTTCTTTCTGCAAGGGAGCTAACCATTGCATGGGGTGACGATTCTCGGTACTGGAGATGGATTTCTCTACCTGAATCCAG GTTCTCAGAGATAGCTAAACTTAGTTTTGTGTGTTGGTTTGACATCAATGGCAAGATGAGTACTTCCATGCTGTCTCCAAAAACAAACTATGCTGCTTACCTTGTGTACAAGTTGAGGAGCAGAGCCCATGGATTTAAACACCGTCTTCCAACGGCTTCAATTGGAACAACTGGAGGAGGTGAAGTTTATGAACAGACTGTTGGTTTGGGCCTGCCTGCCGTGGAGCCAGGACAGCAAGACCAGGTTGTACTGCCGCAGCAGCAGCACACTTCACGTCCCAAGCAGAGAAATGATGGATGGTTAGAGATTGAGTTGGGTCAGTTTTTCAATGAGGGAGGAGAAGCTGATGAACTGCAGTTTGGACTTAAGGAGGTAAAATGTCTTTCAGTGAAGTCTGGCCTTATTGTTGAAGGGATCGAGATCAGGCCAACAAGGggttaa
- the LOC126700400 gene encoding F-box protein PP2-B10-like isoform X10, whose product MMEKEKEGERSGPPCACGVDISVLPEGCISNTIALTTPKDACRACAVSSIFRAAAESNAVWESFLPSDYQAIIAQSSSSSDSLSFSSKKQLYLSLSDNPILIDDAKKSFFLDKLSGKKCYLLSARELTIAWGDDSRYWRWISLPESRFSEIAKLSFVCWFDINGKMSTSMLSPKTNYAAYLVYKLRSRAHGFKHRLPTASIGTTGGGEVYEQTVGLGLPAVEPGQQDQVVLPQQQHTSRPKQRNDGWLEIELGQFFNEGGEADELQFGLKEVKCLSVKSGLIVEGIEIRPTRG is encoded by the exons atgatggaaaaagagaaagagggagaaaggAGTGGTCCTCCCTGCGCCTGCGGTGTGGACATTTCAGTGTTACCAGAGGGATGCATATCGAACACAATAGCATTGACCACTCCTAAGGATGCCTGCAGAGCTTGTGCGGTTTCTTCTATATTCCGTGCGGCTGCTGAATCCAACGCTGTCTGGGAGAGCTTCTTGCCGTCCGATTATCAGGCCATCATTGctcaatcatcatcatcatcggaTTCCTTGAGTTTCTCTTCTAAGAAACAGCTCTACCTCAGTCTCTCCGATAACCCCATCCTAATCGATGACGCTAAAAAG AGCTTTTTCTTGGACAAATTGAGTGGTAAGAAATGTTACCTTCTTTCTGCAAGGGAGCTAACCATTGCATGGGGTGACGATTCTCGGTACTGGAGATGGATTTCTCTACCTGAATCCAG GTTCTCAGAGATAGCTAAACTTAGTTTTGTGTGTTGGTTTGACATCAATGGCAAGATGAGTACTTCCATGCTGTCTCCAAAAACAAACTATGCTGCTTACCTTGTGTACAAGTTGAGGAGCAGAGCCCATGGATTTAAACACCGTCTTCCAACGGCTTCAATTGGAACAACTGGAGGAGGTGAAGTTTATGAACAGACTGTTGGTTTGGGCCTGCCTGCCGTGGAGCCAGGACAGCAAGACCAGGTTGTACTGCCGCAGCAGCAGCACACTTCACGTCCCAAGCAGAGAAATGATGGATGGTTAGAGATTGAGTTGGGTCAGTTTTTCAATGAGGGAGGAGAAGCTGATGAACTGCAGTTTGGACTTAAGGAGGTAAAATGTCTTTCAGTGAAGTCTGGCCTTATTGTTGAAGGGATCGAGATCAGGCCAACAAGGggttaa